The genomic region AAAAACGGCGAACGATCGCTGTACATCACCCTGTCGGAAACCGAGCGCGAGTTGCGTCAGGGTGCCAAGTCCCATGGCTGGGACCTGGACGAACACATTCACATCTTTGAACTGACCCCGCCGGAAAGCCTGCTCAACGCCGAGCACCAGCAAAGCCTCCTGTATTCCTCGGACCTTGAGCTGGGCGAAGCCACTCGCCAGATCTTCGAAGTGGTGGAACGGGTCAAACCGACCCGCGTCGTCATCGATAGCCTTTCTGAGATCCGCCTGCTGGCGCAAAGCTCTCTGCGCTATCGCCGGCAGATCCTGGCCATCAAGCACTACTTCGTGCGCTACGACGCCACCGTATTGCTGCTGGATGACCTGACCACCGAGTCCCTCGACAAAACCGTACACAGCGTGGCCCACGGTGTGATTCGCCTGGAAGAACTGACCCCCAACTACGGCGCCGAGCGCCGTCGCGTGCGAATCGTGAAGTACCGTGGCCAGAAGTACCGTGGCGGTTTTCACGACTTCACCATCATGGAAGACGGCGTACATGTATTCCCACGCCTGGTGGCGGCCGAACACCGTGGCGGCTACAACCGCCAGACCCTCACCAGCGGCATCCGTGAAATGGATGCATTGCTCGGTGGCGGTATCGAAACCGGTTCCAGCACCTTGATCCTGGGCCCGGCCGGTACCGGCAAATCGCTGATCTCGATGATCTTCGCCGCAGCGGCCGTCGCCCGCGGCGAAAAAGCCGCGCTGTTCATTTTTGATGAAGAGCTGGGCCTGCTGTTCGAGCGCATGCGCAACATGGGCATCGACCTGGAAGCGCTGCAAGCCACCGGCAATCTGCTGATCGAACAAGTGGACGCCGCCGAGCTGTCTCCCGGCGAGTTCTCCCACCGGGTGCGGCGTTGCGTGGACGAGCGCGGGATCAAGACCGTGGTGATCGACAGCGTCAACGGCTACCAGGCCGCGATGCCGGAAGAGAACGCGCTGATCCTGCACATGCACGAGCTCCTGCTTTACCTCAACCGCCGTGGCGCCGCGACCTTCATGACCGTCGCCCAGCACGGCCTGGTGGGTGACATGCAGGCGCCGGTGGACATCACTTATCTGGCCGACACCGTAATCCTGCTGCGCTACTTCGAAGCCTTGGGCAAGGTGCGGCGCGCGATTTCGATCATCAAGAAACGCACCGGCAGCCATGAATCGACGATTCGCGAATACCGTATCGGCAGCAAGGGCATGACCATCGGTGAACCTCTGGATACGTTCCAGGGTGTATTGCGCGGCGTGCCGACCTATATGGGCACCGATAACCCGCTGCTCAAGGATGAAAGTTCATGAGTGGATCGTCGGCCATTTCCGAACGGGCGATCATTCTGGCGCCCCTGGGCCGCGACAGCTCCCTGGCATTGATGATGCTCAATGAGGCCGGATTCAACGGCATCATCGCCAGCCATTTGCAGATGCTGTGCGAGGAACTGGAACAGGGCGCCGGCTTGCTGATTGTGGCCGCCGAAGCCATGCACGGTGTCGATCTGGAACCGCTGCTGAGCTACCTGCACCAACAGCCGGCCTGGTCGGACCTGCCTATCGTGCTGATGACTCATCATGGCGGCAGCGAACAGAACGGCTCATCACGCTTGAGTACGCTGCTGGGCAACGTGACGTTCCTGGAGCGGCCGTTCCATCCGATCACCCTGATCAGCCTCGTGACCACGGCCCTGCGCGGACGCCGCCGACAATACGAGGCACGCGACCGGTTGATCGACCTGAGCCAGAGCGAACAGCGCCTGCAAAGCACCCTGGAAACCCTTGAGCAACAGGTGGAAGAACGCACGGCTCAACTGCGCAACAACGAAGAAGCGTTGCGCCAGTCACAAAAAATGGAAGCCGTCGGCCAATTGACCGGCGGTATCGCCCATGACTTCAACAATATGCTGACCGGGATTATCGGCAGCCTTGAGCTGCTGCGAAGGCGCGTAGCCCGGGGCCGCACTGAAGACCTCGACAGCCTGATCGACCTGGGTGTCACTTCAGCCAACCGCGCGGCCGCCCTGACCCACCGTTTGCTGGCGTTTTCCCGTCGCCAGTCGCTGGATTCAAAACCGGTACAGATCAATCAATTGGTGAGTTCGATGGGTGAGCTGCTGCAACGCAGCCTCAACGAAAGCATCACCCTGGACATCCGCCTGACCGAACAGTTATGGACCGCCGAAGTCGACCCCAATCAACTGGAAAGCGCCCTGCTCAACCTGGCCATCAATGCCCGGGATGCAATGCCCAACGGCGGCAAACTGGTGGTGGAAACCACCAACCGCCACTTGGACAGTGTGTTTACCGCAGCCTATGGCACCCTCACCCCTGGCGACTATGTGGAACTGAGCGTCAGCGACACTGGCTGCGGCATGCCCGAGAGCGTGATCAGCCGCGCCTTTGACCCGTTCTTTACCACCAAACCCATCGGCCAGGGCACCGGGCTGGGGTTGTCGATGATCTACGGGTTTGCGCGCCAGTCCCACGGGCATGTGTCGATCCACAGCGTGGTGGGCCAAGGCACCACCGTCAGCCTGTTCCTGCCGAGGTATGTCGGCGAGGTCATTGCAGATGAACCTCTCAACCCGGCATTGCTGCCGTTCGCCAACGCTGGCGAGACGGTGCTGATCGTCGAAGACGACCCGGCCGTGCGGGTGCTGGTCAGCGCCGTGTTGAGTGAACTGGGTTATGCCTTCGTCGAAGCCGGTGATGCCGACAGTGCCATGCCGATCATCGAGTCCAGCCAGCGGATTGACCTGCTGATCAGCGACGTTGGCCTGCCCGGTATGAACGGCCGGCAACTGGCGGAAATCGGGCGGCAGGTGCGACCGGACTTAAAGGTGTTGTTTATCACGGGCTATGCAGAGCATGCAGCGGTGCGGGGCGGCTTTCTGGACCCGGGCATGCAGATGATCACCAAGCCCTTCACCTTTGATTTGTTGACGGCAACGGTGAGGGAGATGATCAAGGCTTGAAGAGGGAGTGCGCTCCCTCTTCGCAAGGCGTTAAGCCAGCAAGCGCTGGATATGTTCCTGCAACGTATCCAGGTCAAACGGCTTGGCCAGGATCGGCGCATTGCGCGTGATCGGGCTGTTGCAGTCGAGGATCTCCTGCGGGTAACCGCTGATAAAGATCACCTTCAATTCCGGTCGCAGCTTGATCGCAGGCTCGGCGATCTGCACGCCGGAAATACCGCCTGGCAGACGATAGTCGGTGACCATCAGGTCTAGGTGCGGCTTGGTGGCGAGGATTTCGAACGCCTGCTCACCGTCAATCGCCTTCAACACCCGGTACCCAAGCCCCGACAGGTACTCGCCCAACACAAACATAATCGATTCGTCATCTTCGACGATCAGTACAACATCTTGTGCATCTTCACTCATGGGAAGCCTTTGTCCGGTCAATTGCTGCTGATACGACCATAGGGTCACGCAGAGGTTGCGTCGGATTCACGATTGATTTCCTGGCGCGGGCGCCAACGGCAGGCAAACGCGGAACAAGGCGCCCTCGCCTATCCGGCTTTCGACTTCGATAGTACCGCCATGGGCCGCGATAATCTGCTCGGAGATAAACAGCCCCAGGCCGAGGCCCGCGACAGCGTGGTTGGCCGACACCCGTTCAAACTGCTGGAAAATCCGCTTCTGGTTGTCTTCGCTGATGCCGATACCGTGGTCACGCACTTCCACTCGTGCTTCGCCATGCTCGGCATAAACCCGCACCTCCACCGGGCTCTTGGCCCCGTATCGCAAGGCGTTGGTCAGCAGGTTGGACACCACCTGTTCGATACGGAACTCGTCCCAGTTGCCCTCCACCGGCCCTTCCTGCACCCACTTCACCGAGGACTCGGCCGCCGCCACTTGCGGGGCGAAATTCTCCAGCAGGTTGTGCACCAGTTGCGTCAGGTCAAAGCGCCCGGGGCGAATCGACAGCTTGCCGGTGCGAATACGCGATACATCAAGCATGTCTTCGATCAAGCGGATCAGGCTCTGGATCTGCCGCTCGTCGCGGTCGACCATGGCGTGCATCTTGTCCATGGTAAAGGCGGCGGCGTTATCCCGGGCCAGGTGCATCTTGCGCAACTGGGTTTCCAGGATCAGCCCGTTGAGGGGCGTACGCACCTCATGAGCAACGATCGACATGAAGTCATCACGCATGCGCACGGCTTGCTCCAGTTCGGCCTGGGTGGCCTGCAAGCGCGTGAGCAAGGCTTCCTGCTCGCGGCGGCTTTGCTCCAGGGCTTCAACCTGCTGTTTCATCGCCTTGCTCTGGCGATACAGGTCGACGAAGACATTGACCTTGCTCTTGACCGCATGGATATCCAGCGGCTTGTGCAGGAAGTCCACGGCGCCGCTTTCGTAGCCCTTGAACGCGTAGTTGAGCTCACGACCGGCGGCGCTGACAAACACGATCGGGATGTTCTTGGTCTTTTCGGTGCCGCGCATCAGCTCGGCCAGCTCAAAGCCGTTCATGCCGGGCATCTGCACGTCGAGAATGGCCATCGCGAACTCGTGCTCCAACAGCAGCGACAACGCCTCGTCGGCGCTCAATGCCTTGTAGACCTGGCGGTCCTCGCGCTTGATCAGCGCTTCAAGGGCCAGCAGGTTTTCCGGCAGATCGTCGACGATCAGCAGTTTGGCCTGGACAGTACTTAACATGGGGAGGATTCCAGGGAAGCCAGCAAGGTGCCGATGCGGCTCAAGGGAAGAATATGGTCAGGTGTATGCAGCGCCAGGGCGGCGCGGGGCATGATGGCTACCCGCGCCTCGTCGGGATCCTGGACCACCGTCATACCACCGCACTGTTTGACATGGGCCAGGCCACGGGCGCCGTCTTGGTTGGCGCCCGTCAGCAGGATCGCCATCAGGCCGGCGCCGTAAGCATCGGCCGCCGACGCGAACAGGTAGTCAATGGCTGGCCTGGAATGGTGCACGCGGTCCTCCTGGCTCAGTGACAGGCTACGGTCGTGCTCTACCGACAGGTGATAACCGGGGCCGGCAAAATACAGGGTACCGGGCTGGATCACTTCCTTGTCCCGCGCTTCCACCACCTTCATCGATACGCGACGGTCAAACACTTCCGCCAACTGGCTGCGGCGCTCGTCGGGCAGGTGCAGCACCGTGATGATCGGCAGGCCGAAGCTCGCCGGCAATTCACCAAAAATGCCCAGCAACGCCTCGACGCCGCCTGCGGAAGCGCCGATCACAATAGCTTCGATCCCGGATACCGGGCTGGCAGCAGCTTCATTCATAATTTTCGGTAGATCCGTTCTTGCTTGACCAAGGGTTCGAACTGTTTGCTGTAGCCGGAGAAATCCAGGGTTTCCTTGCTGCCCAGCACCAGGAAGCCGCGATGACACAGCGACTCATGAAACAATCCAAACGCCCTATCCTGCAACTTTTTATTGAAGTAAATCAGTACATTACGACACGAAATTAATTGAGTTTCTGAGAATACGCTATCCGTCGCCAGGCTGTGATCGGCAAACGTCACGTTCTCTCGCAGGGTCTTGTCGAAGATCGCATGATCGTAAGCCGCGGTGTAGTAATCGGCAAACGAACGCTGGCCACCGGCCTGCTGGTAGTTGTGGGTATAAGCGCGGATGTTCTCAAGGGAAAAAATCCCCTGCTTGGCTTTTTCCAGGGACCGGGGATTGATGTCGGTAGCGTAGATGATGGTGCGCTCCAGCAAGCCTTCCTCACGCAACAGGATGGCCATGGAATACACCTCTTCCCCGGTGCTGCAGCCGGCGATCCAGATCTTGATCGACGGGTAGGTCTTGAGCAGCGGCACCACTTCCTGGCGAATCGCCAGAAAGTGCGAGGGATCGCGAAACATCTCACTGACGGGAATCGTCAGGAACTGCAGCAACTGCATGAACGCCGTCGGGTCATGCAGCACCCGCTCCTGCAAGGCCGAGATGGTGGCGCAGTCGAACTGACGCAGCGCATGGGCCACGCGGCGCTTGACCGAGGCCCCGGAGTAATCACGAAAGTCATAGCTGTACTTGAGGTAAATCGCCTCAATCAACAAGCGCAGTTCGATGTCAGTGCTTCTTTCCAATTAAATCCGTTCCATCTTGGGTAGCCACACGCGAATCAATGAAAACAACCGGTCCAGGTCGATAGGCTTGGCCAGGTAATCGTTGGAGCCTGCCGCCAGGCAACGCTCCTGATCGTCCTTCATGGCCTTGGCCGTCACTGCGATGATCGGCAGCTTGCGCCAGCGCGGGTCCTGGCGGATCAAGGCCGTGGCCTCGTAACCGTCCATCTCCGGCATCATCACATCCATCAGCACCAGGTCGATGTCATCGACTTCATTGAGTTTCTCGATCGCCTCGCGGCCGTTACGGCCGATCACGACAATCGCGCCCTTGTGCTCCAGGGCACTGGTCAGGGCGAAGATATTGCGCACATCGTCATCCACCAGCAGGATCTTGCGCCCTTCGAAGACCTTGTCGCGGCTGCGAGCGGTCCTGAGCATTGTCTGGCGTTCATGGGACAGCTGGGATTCGACTTTGTGCAGAAAGAGTGTGACTTCGTCCAGCAGGCGCTCGGGGGAACGCGCACCCTTGATGATGATCGAGCGCGAATACTTGCGCAGTTCGGCCTCTTCGTCCCGGGTCAGGTTGCGCCCGGTGTAGACGATCACCGGCGGGAACGAGCAGATATCCTCGGTGGACATGCGCTTGAGCAACTCATTACCGAGCATGTCCGGCAGCTTGAGGTCGATGATCATGCAGTCATAGATGTGGGTGCGCAGCAGGTCCAGTGCCTCTTGGGCGAAGCCTACGGCGGTGATCTCGATGTCATCGTCGCCGATCAGGCGGGCAATGCTGTCTCGCTGAAGGTCATCGTCTTCCACCAGCAGCACACGCTTGACCTTCTGCGTCAGCTTGGCTTCCAGGCGGGCGAACACATCCTTGAGCTCTTCACGGGTGGTCGGCTTGACCGCATAGCCCACGGCGCCCATGTGCATGGCGGCTTCGACGCGGTCTTCCACGGAAATCACGTGCACCGGGATATGGCGGGTCCCGGCATGTTCCTTGAGGCGTTGCAGCACGGTCAGGCCGGAATGGTCCGGCAGGCGCATGTCCAGCAGGATCGCGTCGGGAATGTACTGCTCAGCCAGGGCGTAGCCTTCGTCTGCGCCATGGGCCACCAGGCAGTGGTAACCCAGTTCATGGGCGAGATCGAAGAGGATGCGGGCGAAGTTGGGCTCATCTTCCACCACCAGGATGCAACGCGTGGCGAACGGAGCCTTGTCGCGGTCATCGATAAAGCGCGGGATCTGCGCTTCGTGGGCGATCGGCATCGGCGACACCTTGATCGGCGCCGGTGCAGGCACAGGGACTACCGCGCGCGGCTGTTCCAGCGCCGGGGTGTCTTCGTCACGCTCTACATAGTGCTCGGGCACCACCAGGGTAAAGATACTGCCCTGACCAGGTTCGCTGGTGACGCTGATATAGCCGCCCAGCAGGTTCGCCAGGTCCCGGGAAATCGACAGGCCCAGGCCGGTGCCGCCGTAACGACGGTTGGTGGTGCCATCGGCCTGGCGGAAGGCCTCGAAGATGCTTTCCTGCTGGTCCGGGGCGATGCCAATCCCCGAGTCGCGCACGGTAAAGGCGATGCCTTCCCCCGGCGCCCGGGATACCGACAGGCTGACCTCACCTTTCTCGGTGAACTTGATGGCGTTGGACAGCAGGTTCTTCAGAATCTGCTCCAGGCGCTGGCGGTCGGTGAACAGCATGTGCGGCGAGCCTTCCTGCACCTCCACCTGGAACCCGAGCTTGCGGTCGGCTGCCAGCGGCTCGAACATGCCGCGCAGCCCATCCACCAGGCGCGCAACGCTGGTATTCTCCGGGCGCATTTCCAGCTTACCGGCTTCGACCTTGGAGATATCGAGGATGTCATTGATCAGGTTGAGCAAATCGTTGCCGGCCGAGTAGATCGACTCGGCGAACTTGACCTGTTCGGCGCTGAGGTTTTCCTGGGGGTTCTCCGCCAGCAACTTGGCAAGGATCAACGAGCTGTTCAGCGGTGTGCGCAGCTCGTGGGACATGTTGGCAAGGAACTCGGACTTGTACTTGCTGGAGCGCTGCAACTCATCAGCGCGCTCTTCCAGCTCGATCTGTACGCGATTGAGTTCAACGTTTTTCTGATCCATGGCATCGCGCTGCTCGGCCAGGGTCTGGGTCTGTTCGGCCAACTGTTCGTTGGTCTGTTCCAGCTCCGCCTGTTGGGTTTCCAGGTGGGCCTGGGACTCCTTGAGGATGCGCGACTGTTCTTCCAGCTCTTCGTTGGCGGTCTTGAGCTCTTCCTGCTGCACTTGCAGTTCTTCATTAAGCTGTTGGGTTTCGGCCAGCACTTCCTGCAGGCGCTGACGATAACGGGCAGCTTCGATGGAGGTGCCGATATTGCCGGCAATCAACTCCAGCAGTTCGACATCACGGTCTTCCAGTACACGCAGGAACCCCAGCTCGATCACCCCGTTGACCCGGCCATCGTCGCTGGTCGGTACCACCATCACACTGCGGGTCGAGCCTTCGCCGAGGCCGGAACTGACCTTGAAGTAGTCCACCGGCACATCGTCCAGGCGAATCAGGCGATCCTGACGGGCAGACTGGCCGACGATGCCTTCATCGTTATAGATCGACTGTTCCTGCTGCTCTTGCTCGCGGGAGAAGCCATAAGTGGCCACGCGTGTAAGGCCGCCGTGCTCTTCACGCACGTACAGCGCCGCCACCGCCGACCCCATGTACTGGGCGAAGAACTGCAAAATGTTACGACCCAGCAGGCTCAACGTCAGTTGGCCAAGGACCTGCTCGGCCAGTTCGGTCTGGCCGTTGCGCAGCCAGGCTTGCTGCTCCAGGCGCTTGGCAATCCTCTGCTGCGACATGAGGTTTTCGCTGTAACTATTTGAAAGCTCAAGCAAATTCTTTCGACCGACATACGCGAGAAAGCCGCTCAGGCCGAGTACAAACACCAGGTACAGGGTGACGCTGATGATCGTGGTGCGGGTAACGTCTTCATTCCGGGTGATGCGGAATTGTTGCTCCATCGCCACCGCCCGGTCGTACTCCTTGCGAATTTCGTCCGTCAGGCTTTTGCCACGCCCGGCTTTCACGGCGGTGCGAAAATCACCGCTTTGGCGCTGCAT from Pseudomonas yamanorum harbors:
- a CDS encoding response regulator — protein: MSEDAQDVVLIVEDDESIMFVLGEYLSGLGYRVLKAIDGEQAFEILATKPHLDLMVTDYRLPGGISGVQIAEPAIKLRPELKVIFISGYPQEILDCNSPITRNAPILAKPFDLDTLQEHIQRLLA
- a CDS encoding hybrid sensor histidine kinase/response regulator, with product MLSTVQAKLLIVDDLPENLLALEALIKREDRQVYKALSADEALSLLLEHEFAMAILDVQMPGMNGFELAELMRGTEKTKNIPIVFVSAAGRELNYAFKGYESGAVDFLHKPLDIHAVKSKVNVFVDLYRQSKAMKQQVEALEQSRREQEALLTRLQATQAELEQAVRMRDDFMSIVAHEVRTPLNGLILETQLRKMHLARDNAAAFTMDKMHAMVDRDERQIQSLIRLIEDMLDVSRIRTGKLSIRPGRFDLTQLVHNLLENFAPQVAAAESSVKWVQEGPVEGNWDEFRIEQVVSNLLTNALRYGAKSPVEVRVYAEHGEARVEVRDHGIGISEDNQKRIFQQFERVSANHAVAGLGLGLFISEQIIAAHGGTIEVESRIGEGALFRVCLPLAPAPGNQS
- a CDS encoding chemotaxis protein CheB; its protein translation is MNEAAASPVSGIEAIVIGASAGGVEALLGIFGELPASFGLPIITVLHLPDERRSQLAEVFDRRVSMKVVEARDKEVIQPGTLYFAGPGYHLSVEHDRSLSLSQEDRVHHSRPAIDYLFASAADAYGAGLMAILLTGANQDGARGLAHVKQCGGMTVVQDPDEARVAIMPRAALALHTPDHILPLSRIGTLLASLESSPC
- a CDS encoding ATPase domain-containing protein translates to MSTSKELFTAKAATGIEGLDDILAGGLSRSHLFLLEGEPGTGKTTVALHFLQSGAKNGERSLYITLSETERELRQGAKSHGWDLDEHIHIFELTPPESLLNAEHQQSLLYSSDLELGEATRQIFEVVERVKPTRVVIDSLSEIRLLAQSSLRYRRQILAIKHYFVRYDATVLLLDDLTTESLDKTVHSVAHGVIRLEELTPNYGAERRRVRIVKYRGQKYRGGFHDFTIMEDGVHVFPRLVAAEHRGGYNRQTLTSGIREMDALLGGGIETGSSTLILGPAGTGKSLISMIFAAAAVARGEKAALFIFDEELGLLFERMRNMGIDLEALQATGNLLIEQVDAAELSPGEFSHRVRRCVDERGIKTVVIDSVNGYQAAMPEENALILHMHELLLYLNRRGAATFMTVAQHGLVGDMQAPVDITYLADTVILLRYFEALGKVRRAISIIKKRTGSHESTIREYRIGSKGMTIGEPLDTFQGVLRGVPTYMGTDNPLLKDESS
- a CDS encoding CheR family methyltransferase — encoded protein: MERSTDIELRLLIEAIYLKYSYDFRDYSGASVKRRVAHALRQFDCATISALQERVLHDPTAFMQLLQFLTIPVSEMFRDPSHFLAIRQEVVPLLKTYPSIKIWIAGCSTGEEVYSMAILLREEGLLERTIIYATDINPRSLEKAKQGIFSLENIRAYTHNYQQAGGQRSFADYYTAAYDHAIFDKTLRENVTFADHSLATDSVFSETQLISCRNVLIYFNKKLQDRAFGLFHESLCHRGFLVLGSKETLDFSGYSKQFEPLVKQERIYRKL
- a CDS encoding response regulator; this translates as MMANCLKYLLSVIQWVEHTDRVINNLNETSKLTVDLETGMRGFLITGDEHFLDPYEVAKPRIISDLRNLQALVADNPEQVDRLKRLESLQQAWNTYAQSMIDMQRQSGDFRTAVKAGRGKSLTDEIRKEYDRAVAMEQQFRITRNEDVTRTTIISVTLYLVFVLGLSGFLAYVGRKNLLELSNSYSENLMSQQRIAKRLEQQAWLRNGQTELAEQVLGQLTLSLLGRNILQFFAQYMGSAVAALYVREEHGGLTRVATYGFSREQEQQEQSIYNDEGIVGQSARQDRLIRLDDVPVDYFKVSSGLGEGSTRSVMVVPTSDDGRVNGVIELGFLRVLEDRDVELLELIAGNIGTSIEAARYRQRLQEVLAETQQLNEELQVQQEELKTANEELEEQSRILKESQAHLETQQAELEQTNEQLAEQTQTLAEQRDAMDQKNVELNRVQIELEERADELQRSSKYKSEFLANMSHELRTPLNSSLILAKLLAENPQENLSAEQVKFAESIYSAGNDLLNLINDILDISKVEAGKLEMRPENTSVARLVDGLRGMFEPLAADRKLGFQVEVQEGSPHMLFTDRQRLEQILKNLLSNAIKFTEKGEVSLSVSRAPGEGIAFTVRDSGIGIAPDQQESIFEAFRQADGTTNRRYGGTGLGLSISRDLANLLGGYISVTSEPGQGSIFTLVVPEHYVERDEDTPALEQPRAVVPVPAPAPIKVSPMPIAHEAQIPRFIDDRDKAPFATRCILVVEDEPNFARILFDLAHELGYHCLVAHGADEGYALAEQYIPDAILLDMRLPDHSGLTVLQRLKEHAGTRHIPVHVISVEDRVEAAMHMGAVGYAVKPTTREELKDVFARLEAKLTQKVKRVLLVEDDDLQRDSIARLIGDDDIEITAVGFAQEALDLLRTHIYDCMIIDLKLPDMLGNELLKRMSTEDICSFPPVIVYTGRNLTRDEEAELRKYSRSIIIKGARSPERLLDEVTLFLHKVESQLSHERQTMLRTARSRDKVFEGRKILLVDDDVRNIFALTSALEHKGAIVVIGRNGREAIEKLNEVDDIDLVLMDVMMPEMDGYEATALIRQDPRWRKLPIIAVTAKAMKDDQERCLAAGSNDYLAKPIDLDRLFSLIRVWLPKMERI
- a CDS encoding response regulator → MSGSSAISERAIILAPLGRDSSLALMMLNEAGFNGIIASHLQMLCEELEQGAGLLIVAAEAMHGVDLEPLLSYLHQQPAWSDLPIVLMTHHGGSEQNGSSRLSTLLGNVTFLERPFHPITLISLVTTALRGRRRQYEARDRLIDLSQSEQRLQSTLETLEQQVEERTAQLRNNEEALRQSQKMEAVGQLTGGIAHDFNNMLTGIIGSLELLRRRVARGRTEDLDSLIDLGVTSANRAAALTHRLLAFSRRQSLDSKPVQINQLVSSMGELLQRSLNESITLDIRLTEQLWTAEVDPNQLESALLNLAINARDAMPNGGKLVVETTNRHLDSVFTAAYGTLTPGDYVELSVSDTGCGMPESVISRAFDPFFTTKPIGQGTGLGLSMIYGFARQSHGHVSIHSVVGQGTTVSLFLPRYVGEVIADEPLNPALLPFANAGETVLIVEDDPAVRVLVSAVLSELGYAFVEAGDADSAMPIIESSQRIDLLISDVGLPGMNGRQLAEIGRQVRPDLKVLFITGYAEHAAVRGGFLDPGMQMITKPFTFDLLTATVREMIKA